The Blattabacterium cuenoti sequence TCAAATTTTTTATTTTAAATTCTGTAATTCCTTGATTTTTCAAAACTTGAGAAGTTGCATCCGAAGTCATAAAGATTCCATAAAAAATATGTTCAATAGAAATAAATTCATCTTTTAATGTTTGAGCATAATTTTCTGCTATATTGAACATTTGTGTAACTGAATTGCTTAAATGTTGTTGAGTCACTGTTCCACTTACTACTCTAGGATAAGAATATATAATTCGATCCAAACCGATCATAATTGCTTGATGGTTCACATTTAATTTTTTTAGAATAAAAGGAATGACATTTTCCTCTTTTTCTAAAAGAGATTTTAAAATATGTGCATTTTCAATTGAAGGTTGATTGTTTTTTAAAGCAATACGTTGTGCTTCTTGTATTACTTCTTGAGTTTTTATAGTAAATTTATTATTGAAATTCATAATAAAAGTGGAATTATTAATAGACAATTAGTTCCATATATTTCTGGATGATTAGATTTAGTTTTTCTTTTCTAACCAGAATTTACAAAAAATTCAAGAATTAATATAGAAAAACAGTGTTATAACTTAGATGTAATTATTTTTTTTACGAAAAAATTTATTTTCGTATTATGATAAAAAAGGAAGACATTCAATCTATTTCAGAAAGAATTAATAAACTTCAGGAAGTTCTAAACATAGATCAAATCAAAGATTCTATTAATAAAGAAGAAATAAAAATTTTAAATCCAAATTTTTGGAAAAATTGTAAAAAAGCTAAAAATTTTACAAAACGTTTGCATGCTATGAAGACATGCATAAAAGATTTTTTTGAATTAAAAAACGCTTTAGAAGAATTAGAAATACTTTTCTCTTTATCTAAAGAAGAAAATATAGAAAAAGAGCTTCAAATTCAATTAAATAAAACGAAAAACCTACTGTCAAATATAGAATTTAAAAATCTTCTTTCGGAAGAAGAAGATATTTTAAACGCTGTATTACAAATATCCTCTGGAGCAGGAGGAACTGAAAGTTGTGATTGGACTTCTATGTTAATGAGAATGTATATTATGTGGGCTGAAAAAAATAAATTTTCTGTAAAAAACATTCATCATATTCCTGGAGATATTACAGGAATAAAATCGGTTACTCTAGAATTAGATGGATTATATGCTTTTGGATATTTAAAAGGAGAAAATGGAGTTCATCGATTAATACGTTTATCTCCATTTGACAATAATTCAAAACGTCATACTTCTTTTTCTTCGGTTTATGTATATCCTTTAGTAGATAAAGATATCGATATAAACATAAATATATCTGATATTCAATGGGAAACATTTCGTTCTAGTGGATCTGGAGGACAAAATGTAAATAAAGTGGAAACTGGGGTCAGATTACGTCATCATCCTACGGGAATTATTATTGAAAATACAGAAACCCGTTCGCAAATGCAAAATAGACAAAAAGCCTTGCATCTATTAAAATCTAGATTGTTTGAAATAGAAATTTCAAAAAAAAATGAAAAAAAAAATAAAATAGAATCCAGTAAAAAAAAAATTGAATGGGGATCTCAGATTCGAAATTATATAATGCATCCTTATAAATTGGTAAAAGACTTACGAACAGGTTATGAAACGACACAAATCCATTCTGTAATGGATGGAGAAATAGATATTTTCTTGAAAAAATTTTTGGTATACAATAAAAAAATAGAAGAAAAGTAAAAATAATGAAAAAATTAAAAATTTTTAAACTAAACCTTACTTTTATCTAACCATAAAATTAATTTTTCTTTAATGAAAATTCGCTATGCAGATCTTATCGATCAAACTTTTGATTTTCCTACCGAGGAATTTTCTCTCAAGAATAATCTTCTAGAATTTCATGGAATTCCACTAATGGATATTATTCAAAAATATGGAACTCCATTGAAATTTACTTTTTTACCAAAAATATCTCAAAACATACAAAAAGCTAAAAAATGGTTTGAAAAGGCCATCCATTCTAATAAATATAATAATAAGTATACTTATTGTTATTGCACAAAAAGTTCTCATTTTTCTTTTGTATTAGAAGAAGCCTTAAAAAATAATATTAGCATTGAAACTTCATATGCTTATGATATAGAAATTGTGAAAAATCTTTATCAAAAAGGAAAAACGAATAAAGATATTGAAGTTATTTGCAATGGGTTTAAAACCCATAATTACATAGAAAATATATCATATTTGATTAATAATGGTTTTTATAATACTATTCCTATATTAGATAATTCCGATGAATTGGAAAAATTAAGTTTTTTTATCCATTATCCATTTAAATTAGGAATACGCATAGCTTCTGAGGAAGAACCAAAATTTGAATTTTACACTTCACGTTTAGGAATAGGATATAAAGATATTATTGTTTTTTATTTGAATAAAATAAAAAACAATCCAAAAGTGGAACTCAAAATGCTCCACTTTTTTATAAATACGGGAATTAAAGATACGGCTTATTACTGGAATGAACTTTTCAAATGTTTACATATTTACGCTAAATTAAAAAAAATTTCTCCAGAATTAGATATTTTAAATATAGGAGGAGGTTTTCCTATTAAAACCTCTATGTCTTTCAAGTATGATTATGAATACATGACTAATGAAATTGTTTATCAAATAAAAAAATTTTGCCAAGAAGAAAATATTTCCGAACCTCACATATACACAGAATTTGGAGCTTATACAGTTGGAGAAAGTGGAGGAATTATCTATAGAATACTTAATCAAAAAAGACAAAATGATAGAGAAAAATGGAATATGATAGATAGTTCTTTTATGACTACTATTCCTGATACTTGGGCTATTAGTCGGAGATTTATTATGATGGCCATAAACCGTTGGAATGATTCTTATGAAAGAGTTTTCTTAGGAGGTTTAACGTGTGATAGTGACGATTATTATAATTCTGAACAGCATATGAATGCAATATATCTTCCTCGTTTTCGTGAAAAAACTCCACTTTATATTGGTTTTTTTAATACTGGAGCCTATCAAGATACCATCAGTGGATATGGAGGAGTCCATCACTGTTTAATTCCACAACCTATTCATATTTTAATTGATCATGATGATCAAAAAAAATTGGTATATAAAATATTTCGTCATTCTCAGAGTCCTGAAGAAATATTGAAAATATTAGGTTATTAAAGTGATTAAAAAAAATATTATGAAAAAAAAAACATTCGCAAAAATTCCTCTAAAGTATGCTACTCTTGAAAAATCTCAAATAGTGCTTATTCCCGTTCCATATGATTATACAGGAACATGGAAAAAAGGATCTAAAAAAGGACCTAAAGCTTTTTTATCCGCATCAGAACATATGGAATTATATGATATCGAAACTAATTCCGAAGTATACAAAAGAGGAATTTTTATTGTTCCATCTGTTGTGAATTCTTCAATTTCTTCCAGAAAAATGGTAAAAAAAGTCTACAATATTACTAAAAAATATCTTTTAAAAGAAAAATTTGTTACTTTCATTGGTGGAGAACATTCCATTTCCATAGGAAGCATCAGAGCTTTTGGAGAAAAATATATGAATATGAGTATTCTCCATATGGATGCACATGCAGACTTACGTCCTATTTATAATGGAGATCCTTATAACCATGCATGTTCAATGCATGAGGCGTCTCAAAAATACCCTGTAATCCAGATAGGAATTCGGAGTATGGAT is a genomic window containing:
- the prfB gene encoding peptide chain release factor 2, with product MIKKEDIQSISERINKLQEVLNIDQIKDSINKEEIKILNPNFWKNCKKAKNFTKRLHAMKTCIKDFFELKNALEELEILFSLSKEENIEKELQIQLNKTKNLLSNIEFKNLLSEEEDILNAVLQISSGAGGTESCDWTSMLMRMYIMWAEKNKFSVKNIHHIPGDITGIKSVTLELDGLYAFGYLKGENGVHRLIRLSPFDNNSKRHTSFSSVYVYPLVDKDIDININISDIQWETFRSSGSGGQNVNKVETGVRLRHHPTGIIIENTETRSQMQNRQKALHLLKSRLFEIEISKKNEKKNKIESSKKKIEWGSQIRNYIMHPYKLVKDLRTGYETTQIHSVMDGEIDIFLKKFLVYNKKIEEK
- a CDS encoding type III PLP-dependent enzyme domain-containing protein, encoding MKIRYADLIDQTFDFPTEEFSLKNNLLEFHGIPLMDIIQKYGTPLKFTFLPKISQNIQKAKKWFEKAIHSNKYNNKYTYCYCTKSSHFSFVLEEALKNNISIETSYAYDIEIVKNLYQKGKTNKDIEVICNGFKTHNYIENISYLINNGFYNTIPILDNSDELEKLSFFIHYPFKLGIRIASEEEPKFEFYTSRLGIGYKDIIVFYLNKIKNNPKVELKMLHFFINTGIKDTAYYWNELFKCLHIYAKLKKISPELDILNIGGGFPIKTSMSFKYDYEYMTNEIVYQIKKFCQEENISEPHIYTEFGAYTVGESGGIIYRILNQKRQNDREKWNMIDSSFMTTIPDTWAISRRFIMMAINRWNDSYERVFLGGLTCDSDDYYNSEQHMNAIYLPRFREKTPLYIGFFNTGAYQDTISGYGGVHHCLIPQPIHILIDHDDQKKLVYKIFRHSQSPEEILKILGY
- the speB gene encoding agmatinase, whose protein sequence is MKKKTFAKIPLKYATLEKSQIVLIPVPYDYTGTWKKGSKKGPKAFLSASEHMELYDIETNSEVYKRGIFIVPSVVNSSISSRKMVKKVYNITKKYLLKEKFVTFIGGEHSISIGSIRAFGEKYMNMSILHMDAHADLRPIYNGDPYNHACSMHEASQKYPVIQIGIRSMDISEKSYIQNGNIFYFHEIYQNDLWMKKAIQRLSENVFLSIDIDVFDPSIAPSTGTPEPGGLSWYTTLKFLKMVFQKKKIIGFDIVEFLPNEQESSTDFLVVKLYYKLLSYKYELITYQS